Proteins encoded in a region of the Bacillus methanolicus genome:
- the tnpB gene encoding IS66 family insertion sequence element accessory protein TnpB (TnpB, as the term is used for proteins encoded by IS66 family insertion elements, is considered an accessory protein, since TnpC, encoded by a neighboring gene, is a DDE family transposase.) — MLNETMITNVYLARGSTDLRKSIDGLAALVKEGFDLDPFSPSYFVFCNRNRDKLKILHWEHNGFWLYYRRLEQGKFQWPTEESDAPLKISRRQLRWLLDGLPLEQRQAHPEVTARTVI; from the coding sequence ATGTTAAACGAAACCATGATCACGAATGTTTATCTCGCTCGAGGGAGCACAGACTTGCGCAAATCCATTGATGGCCTGGCTGCGTTGGTGAAAGAGGGTTTCGATTTAGATCCCTTTTCGCCTAGCTACTTTGTCTTTTGCAATCGCAATCGGGATAAACTGAAAATCCTTCATTGGGAGCACAACGGCTTCTGGCTCTATTATAGACGTTTAGAACAAGGAAAATTTCAATGGCCAACGGAAGAAAGTGATGCACCGCTAAAAATAAGCCGCCGCCAGCTTCGTTGGTTGCTTGATGGGCTTCCGCTTGAACAGCGCCAGGCTCATCCTGAAGTCACCGCAAGGACAGTTATCTAA